The Actinopolymorpha sp. NPDC004070 genome includes a region encoding these proteins:
- a CDS encoding DUF485 domain-containing protein, protein MAEPDARPEPKPGPGSGLTVADHREYAAIAHSEEFGRLRRRHRGFAFPWTIAFLAWYLLYVVCANWAPGLMSTKVAGNINVALVWGLLQFLSTFVIAFLYSRHARRHLDPVAGELNARFENARSQSGAAR, encoded by the coding sequence GTGGCCGAACCCGACGCGCGACCGGAGCCGAAACCCGGCCCGGGTTCCGGACTGACCGTCGCGGACCACCGCGAGTACGCGGCGATCGCGCACAGCGAGGAGTTCGGCCGGCTGCGCAGGCGGCACCGCGGGTTCGCGTTCCCGTGGACCATCGCCTTCCTGGCGTGGTACCTCCTCTACGTCGTGTGCGCCAACTGGGCGCCCGGGCTGATGAGCACCAAGGTGGCAGGGAACATCAACGTCGCCCTGGTGTGGGGTCTGCTGCAGTTCCTTTCCACGTTCGTGATCGCGTTCCTCTACAGCCGGCACGCCCGCCGACACCTCGACCCGGTGGCCGGCGAGCTCAACGCCCGGTTCGAGAACGCGCGTTCACAGTCGGGAGCCGCCCGATGA